From Herbaspirillum sp. WKF16:
GCTCAACGTTCATCGAACCGGCAGTCCAGTCTTTTTATTGCCATGACGGCGGGCATTGTAACGGCTGCCGCCCCGCGCACGAAGAAAATGCGCCCGGGCGCAAGCCTCGGGCGCATTGTTCAGGGTGCGGCGACGGCAGCGTCAGGCGCGTCGCGAGAAGGCCCGCACGATCACCAGCAGCACGATCGCGCCCAGCGTTGCCGTCACGATCGAGGCCAGGACGCCGCCGCCGACCGCGATCCCCAGCAGGCCGGCCAGCCAGCCGCCGATGACGGCGCCGACGATGCCGATCAGGATGTCGGCGAGCAGGCCGAAGCCGCCGCCCTTCACCAGCACGCCGGCCAGCCAGCCTGCGACCGCGCCGATGATGAGCCATGCAAT
This genomic window contains:
- a CDS encoding GlsB/YeaQ/YmgE family stress response membrane protein: MEHGLIAWLIIGAVAGWLAGVLVKGGGFGLLADILIGIVGAVIGGWLAGLLGIAVGGGVLASIVTATLGAIVLLVIVRAFSRRA